In one window of Drosophila innubila isolate TH190305 chromosome 2L unlocalized genomic scaffold, UK_Dinn_1.0 4_B_2L, whole genome shotgun sequence DNA:
- the LOC117782050 gene encoding secretion-regulating guanine nucleotide exchange factor yields MDVDVYAWGANSHGQLGLGHESELCMTPQRLSKYSFVPQLVRCIRGGGGHVLILDNNGRVHACGWNNRGQLGLNSTEECHNEFSMVPTEYFEEAPIESISCGWDISGGITVNKQLFVWGSNAFQQLGICQRGFTSVRRPMRVRLPRDEAAHRVSFGLRHCAVLTVNKIVYIFGRLRIMDPAPIELDITATTLHRSNVVKIQAHNPNELRIVAVVSGQNHLLLKCIDVQAGKRIVALGDNKFGQSNAFQFEEDVGQLAVGWTHNAVILKSNKILLWGRNCYGQLGTGGFSEQQATPTPLHLQLEEGQTVGHLHMGAEHGLLRTKNGEIYTWGWNEHGNCGNNATENLSQPTLLKLPGHAKLAGTGAGFCYAIVETVDEPAGPTSI; encoded by the exons ATGGATGTCGATGTCTATGCCTGG GGCGCCAATTCTCACGGTCAACTCGGCCTTGGCCACGAATCGGAGCTGTGCATGACACCGCAGCGGCTGTCCAAATACTCGTTTGTGCCTCAACTGGTGCGCTGCATTCGCGGTGGCGGAGGTCATGTCCTTATCTTGGACAACAATGGGCGTGTACATGCTTGCGGATGGAATAATCGTGGTCAACTGGGCCTCAACTCCACGGAGGAGTGCCACAATGAGTTTAGCATGGTGCCCACCGAGTACTTTGAG GAAGCGCCCATTGAGAGCATCAGCTGTGGTTGGGACATTTCCGGCGGGATTACCGTCAACAAGCAGCTGTTTGTCTGGGGCTCCAATGCGTTTCAGCAGCTGGGAATTTGCCAGCGTGGTTTCACATCTGTGCGACGCCCGATGCGTGTTCGTCTGCCTCGGGATGAGGCAGCTCATCGGGTCAGCTTTGGACTGCGTCATTGCGCTGTGCTCACGGTGAATAAGATCGTTTATATATTCGGACGATTGCGCATCATGGATCCCGCGCCCATTGAACTGGACATCACAGCAACCACATTGCATCGTTCGAATGTCGTGAAAATTCAAGCACATAATCCCAACGAGCTGCGCATTGTGGCGGTGGTCAGTGGACAGAATCATTTGCTACTCAAGTGCATCGATGTGCAAGCGGGCAAACGTATTGTGGCACTTGGCGACAATAAGTTTGGCCAGTCCAATGCCTTTCAGTTCGAGGAGGATGTAGGCCAGCTGGCCGTGGGCTGGACACACAATGCGGTTATACTGAAGTCCAACAAGATTCTCCTGTGGGGTCGCAATTGCTATGGTCAACTGGGCACCGGCGGATTCAGTGAGCAGCAGGCGACGCCCACGCCACTCCACCTGCAACTGGAGGAGGGACAGACTGTTGGACATCTGCACATGGGGGCTGAGCACGGTCTACTCCGCACCAAGAATGGCGAGATCTACACCTGGGGCTGGAATGAACACGGCAATTGTGGAAACAATGCTACGGAGAACTT ATCCCAACCAACCTTATTGAAGTTGCCTGGGCACGCCAAATTGGCCGGAACTGGCGCCGGATTCTGTTATGCCATTGTTGAAACTGTTGACGAGCCTGCGGGACCAACCTCAATCTAA
- the LOC117779687 gene encoding mediator of RNA polymerase II transcription subunit 12 has protein sequence MDSHGAKRSAEPNIYEQLAKKIWRPNVMDGTQGASVRMEEMPTPPPPPPPPERPTDGGTAMRPTAAATTIFLTEVLSALYGDTTGHPEHGSFSYHKAAEHYALSGDDLLSYLKPPTKSSAQQKSQPPPGFERGAKALYDRKQAAATAHATRHGSSSAYHPVSQSQQQCPSASGVDPGVTGRAAVSSAASINELSHMYMQLLHHQLPQQQAQQQQHLVAGGSNNMSMPIYGMASGNANDISQVYAQLLAANLRQNATQHHQHQQLQQQQQQQQQQQQQQQQSTNAAAAAILYEAMLQQRFLQQLQQQQAQLQQQQQQAQQQQQLPRTPRGIYGGNYCSGAANKPPSPDNK, from the exons ATGGATTCTCACGGCGCCAAGAGATCAGCTGAGC CCAACATCTACGAGCAGCTGGCCAAGAAGATTTGGCGTCCCAATGTCATGGATGGCACACAAGGCGCATCCGTGCGCATGGAGGAGATGCCGACACCGCCGCCCCCTCCACCGCCACCCGAGAGACCCACGGACGGTGGCACCGCAATGCGGCCAACagcggcggcaacaacaatattctTGACCGAAGTGCTGAGCGCACTTTATGGCGACACGACGGGGCATCCGGAGCATGGCAGCTTCAGTTACCACAAGGCAGCCGAGCACTATGCACTCTCCGGCGATGATTTGCTGTCGTATCTGAAACCGCCGACCAAGAGTTCAGCTCAGCAAAAGTCACAGCCGCCGCCGGGATTCGAGCGTGGCGCCAAAGCGTTGTACGATCGCAAGcaggcagctgccacagcacATGCCACACGTCATGGCAGT TCCTCAGCTTATCATCCCGTCAGTCAGTCACAACAGCAATGTCCGAGTGCAAGTGGAGTAGATCCTGGCGTGACAGGACGTGCTGCTGTCTCCAGTGCCGCCTCCATTAACGAACTGTCGCACATGTACATGCAGCTGTTGCACCATCaactgccacagcagcaggcacagcagcaacaacatctggTTGCCGGTGGCTCCAACAACATGTCCATGCCCATTTATGGCATGGCTAGCGGCAATGCCAATGATATTAGCCAGGTCTATGCTCAGCTGCTGGCGGCTAATCTGCGTCAGAATGCCACAcagcatcatcagcatcagcagttgcaacagcagcaacagcaacagcagcaacagcaacaacagcaacagcaatccacaaatgctgctgctgctgctatacTCTATGAAGCGATGCTGCAACAACGTTTcttgcaacaattgcagcagcaacaagcacagttgcaacaacagcagcaacaggcgcaacaacaacaacagctgcctcGCACTCCCCGTGGCATCTACGGCGGCAATTATTGTTCTGGTGCTGCCAACAAGCCTCCATCGCCAGACAACAAATAA
- the LOC117781775 gene encoding lysosomal aspartic protease-like gives MLKWLLLVAVVVAVVSAELHRIPIQKHHHQRNRQQVKAATRWLHKKYHPQSEFYVPDYAAPEYGANSEESSDEYTSESLSNNQNLDYYGVIGIGTPPQYFNVVFDTGSANLWVPSVMCMASDVACQNHNQYNSSDSITYVPNGSSFSIQYGTGSLTGFLSTDTVNINGLAIQNQTFGEAVSQPNGSFTGVPFDGILGMGYATIAEDQVIPPFYNLYSQGLIDEPTFGFYLARNASSQYGGQLVLGGVDYDLFTGDLTYVPVSQQGYWQFNMAYAAMGQVVVCSNCQAIADTGTSLLACPGSSYTMLNQLIGAQLIDGDYYVDCSTVNSLPVLSFNLGGSIFQLPPSAYISIFSEEGSTYCMSSFTYINTDFWILGDVFIGQFYTQFDFGQNRVGFATAV, from the coding sequence ATGTTAAAGTGGCTGCtacttgttgcagttgttgtggcAGTTGTCAGTGCGGAGTTGCATCGCATCCCGATCCAGAAGCATCATCACCAGCGGAATCGTCAGCAAGTGAAGGCGGCAACTCGATGGCTGCATAAGAAGTATCATCCTCAGAGTGAATTCTATGTACCCGATTATGCCGCACCTGAATATGGGGCAAATAGTGAGGAGAGCAGCGATGAGTACACATCGGAGTCGCTGAGCAATAATCAGAATTTGGATTATTATGGCGTGATTGGAATTGGCACTCCGCCTCAATACTTCAATGTGGTGTTCGACACGGGCTCGGCGAATCTCTGGGTGCCATCGGTGATGTGCATGGCCAGCGATGTTGCCTGCCAGAATCACAATCAATACAACTCGAGTGACTCCATCACGTATGTGCCGAATGGCAGCAGCTTCTCCATTCAGTACGGCACGGGCAGCTTAACCGGATTCCTCTCCACGGACACGGTCAACATCAATGGTCTGGCAATACAGAACCAGACATTTGGCGAGGCTGTTTCCCAGCCAAATGGCAGCTTCACTGGCGTCCCATTCGATGGTATTCTGGGCATGGGATATGCAACCATAGCCGAGGATCAAGTGATTCCACCATTCTACAATCTGTATAGCCAAGGTCTGATTGATGAGCCCACCTTTGGCTTCTATCTGGCCAGAAACGCCTCCTCCCAGTATGGAGGTCAACTGGTGCTTGGTGGCGTCGACTATGACCTCTTCACTGGTGATCTCACCTACGTGCCCGTCTCCCAACAGGGCTACTGGCAATTCAACATGGCTTACGCAGCCATGGGtcaagttgttgtttgctCCAATTGCCAGGCTATTGCAGATACAGGCACCTCCCTTCTGGCCTGTCCTGGCAGCTCCTACACCATGTTGAATCAGCTCATTGGTGCTCAGCTCATAGATGGTGATTACTATGTCGACTGCTCCACAGTTAATTCCCTGCCCGTACTCAGCTTCAACTTGGGCGGCTCCATCTTCCAGCTGCCCCCCTCCGCCTACATCAGCATCTTCAGCGAGGAAGGCTCCACTTACTGCATGTCCAGTTTTACCTACATCAACACCGACTTCTGGATCCTGGGCGATGTCTTCATTGGCCAGTTCTACACACAGTTTGATTTTGGACAGAACCGCGTTGGATTTGCCACAGCCGTTTAA
- the LOC117781026 gene encoding lysosomal aspartic protease-like, which produces MQWNWMRNLLLVLSLLLLLQVNESVESRSRSSSRRRRAHHVQLQRHDHDHHEKSLSSLQFEMLALRTKLKLKSSPGIQGQGFKVGTSTPSVSLGNAYNTEYFGTIQIGSKQTFRILFDTASSNLWIPSIQCPADNCTRMQRFDSSQSSSFVANGTAFEIQYATRNNQPTILKGFLSTDDVEIAGLKIKRQTFAEITSLPPGVFNRANFDGILGLGFPNIAIGDVTPPFYKLIEQDLITQPTFSLYLNRNNSGVMDSSGGKLLLGPSDPTLYSGCLTYVPLSKVGYWQFTTTSIVLGQENTLCSNCESIIDVGTSLIVAPHAVLMKINSLLGITEADKRDGVYTLSCSRLKSLPNLTFNIGRNDFVLTPSDYVVQFKTTCVSGFTSLDDGSSEMTDASGNDYSSLWIFGDVFIGTFYIEFDVGYKRVGIAPKI; this is translated from the coding sequence ATGCAGTGGAATTGGATGAggaatttgttgttggtgttgtcgctgctgctgctgttgcaggtGAACGAGTCTGTGGAGtccagaagcagaagcagcagcagaagaagaagggCTCATCACGTGCAGCTGCAACGTCatgatcatgatcatcatGAGAAATCCCTCAGCAGTCTGCAGTTTGAGATGTTGGCGCTCCGAacgaagctgaagctgaaatcCTCCCCAGGAATCCAAGGTCAGGGATTCAAGGTGGGAACTAGTACGCCGAGTGTGTCTCTTGGCAATGCCTATAATACGGAATACTTTGGAACGATTCAAATCGGAAGCAAGCAAACATTCAGGATACTCTTCGACACGGCCTCATCGAATCTTTGGATACCTTCGATCCAATGTCCGGCTGATAATTGCACCAGAATGCAGCGCTTTGACTCGAGCCAGTCGAGCAGTTTTGTGGCCAATGGAACAGCCTTTGAGATTCAGTATGCCACAAGGAACAATCAGCCAACGATCCTGAAGGGATTCCTCTCGACGGACGACGTTGAAATAGCTGGACTAAAGATCAAGAGGCAGACATTTGCAGAGATCACCTCATTGCCACCGGGTGTCTTCAATCGTGCCAACTTTGATGGCATCCTTGGACTGGGATTCCCGAATATTGCCATTGGAGATGTGACGCCTCCCTTCTACAAGCTCATTGAACAGGATCTCATCACACAGCCAACCTTCTCCCTTTATCTCAATCGCAATAATTCGGGAGTTATGGACTCAAGTGGCGGTAAACTGTTGCTGGGACCAAGTGATCCGACTCTCTACAGTGGCTGCCTGACTTATGTGCCACTCTCCAAGGTCGGCTACTGGCAATTCACCACCACGAGCATCGTCCTTGGCCAGGAGAACACTTTGTGCTCCAACTGTGAGTCAATCATTGATGTGGGCACCTCTCTGATTGTGGCACCTCATGCTGTCCTCATGAAAATCAATTCCCTGCTTGGCATTACCGAGGCGGATAAGCGAGATGGCGTCTATACCTTGTCCTGCTCCAGGTTGAAGAGCCTGCCCAACTTGACATTCAACATTGGACGCAACGACTTCGTGTTGACCCCCTCCGATTATGTGGTCCAGTTTAAGACAACCTGTGTCTCCGGCTTTACCAGCTTGGATGATGGCAGCTCCGAGATGACCGACGCCAGCGGCAACGACTACAGTAGTCTTTGGATATTTGGTGACGTATTCATCGGAACTTTCTACATTGAGTTCGACGTGGGCTACAAACGCGTTGGCATTGCACCCAAAATTTAG